Genomic DNA from Cucurbita pepo subsp. pepo cultivar mu-cu-16 chromosome LG13, ASM280686v2, whole genome shotgun sequence:
AAAGCTCTTGCTTGGTGAGTCCTTCGTTCACTTTGTGTGTTCCTTCGGTTTTCTAGTAACAAGATTGGGTGATTTGAAGATTGATTGAATCAGTGGCTAACCTGTGCTTGAACGAAGAGATTCCAAGAAACAACTTCCTATGATATGGAGGGTCCCCTATCGATAAATCAAATCACTTGTAAGAAAGTAATTTCATCACTATTTTGACTTCTACAGTTCAATGACTTGGACGCCTTGACACTAGAGAAAACTAAGAATAATATCCACATACTAACAACTTAAGAGAGGAAGTCTTGAATATTGAGCTGCGTAGATAAGGCCAATCAGCTGCCCCTTGAATGACTTTGTTCTGCCTCCTGAGATTCCAGAGAAGCTCAATCCTCGAGGAGCAACAAACCTATCTTCATTGAACCAGACAAGCCTCTAGTAGTAGTGTCCAATTCCAAGCACCCATTGACATTGTTCTTGTCTGGGGAATCCTTTGTACTGACAATGTTCTTGTCTGCTGTCTGCTGTCTGCTGTGTTTTGATCATACAAGATAAGGGGGTTTGTGTAAGGAATGTTGGAACGGAGGATTAAGGGTAGGACATTCTATAGCATCACACAAACTTGCTTGTGAAGCTTAAATGAAACAAACACCAAGAGAATTGCAACAAATCCATCTTGTTATAATGCAAAAACTACAGCAATTAACTAACATTAACTATAAGCTCCAAACTTCTGTAGCATTCCAAAAGACTTGGGAGTTATTCAAACCATGCTGCACAAGGTTCACCTGCTCAAATGGATAGCCTGTGCTGCACATCCTAATCCTATGGACGGGCATTCAATTTTCTGATCCCAAGTCTTTGAATACAGTACTTGCATTGCAGAAAACCAGATCCTCAACCTAATTATAAGCTCATTGTAAAGCTTATTTAACCTATTGAAGAGACATGATAATTTGGCTGAGAGTGCCTCTTTAATTGGGCTGTTTGCCAATTAGGTATTGTTAAGGTTTTTCTTCGAGGAGATGTTTATATGCATCAATCTCTAAGTTAGCGAGAGTCGTCTAAGTCACACAATGAATGTGGTACTCAGCGGCCTTGAAACTCAAGAGGTTTTGATGTCACCATACCAGACATTTACAGTAgttacttcaatttctttctATGAACTCTGCACGATGTTGTAaactcttctttctcctcaaaTTACACTAAAAATGCAACATAAATAACGTTGTAGCAACAAGCAGAGACAAGAAATGAACGTGGGAGACGCACAGAAACTTACATTAAACCATTCACCAAGAAATTAATACTAAAGAAAGGCAAAAATGCTTAAACCCTCTGTTTGGAAGCCCTAGAATTGGAAGGATCTCAAAATCCCAATGGATTTGAAATCGTTTCCGGTGTAGAGATGAAGATCagagaaaagaatgaaatcaGTTGGTATGTGTGTACCTGTAGGAAGATCGGAGAGCAGAGAAGCAAATAGCGCTATGGCTGTGGCTGCGAGCTACGAGCTGCGACCGGATGGAGATTGGAAACATGAAATTtgtaatctaaaattttagaatttactAATCTAATGttaatcataatttatattttttataacgGAATTAAGAATTTCCTATTTATCTCTCCTATTTTTTAAACGCTAAATCACCCTAAAATTTATATCACATGACATATTTTTTCCTTAGGttgggttgattttttttttttaaattgaaaatttgagttgacatatttttttttcaagtcaACTGAATTAATCTGAAACTAGAGACGTGTATTGTAGATaagtataatttaaaaataaataaaaaaatcacaaacCAACTTAGCCCAACCCATAATCAAAGTGGTGGGTTGGATTGGGCTGTGAGGGTTATTTTTGTCACCGGCCCTACCagcttaaaattttatattgatctaaaagatttttccaactcaactcaattcCTATACATTCCTAATAAGTCTACTCAAAgacccgacccaacccaaccctcatCTACCATCTAAGCCTATGGACTTGAGGCTCAACTCGAACTCATTTCATATCCAACATGGTTTTTATCAACCCACATGTAAGAGAATATGTAAAAACACCAGATTATTGGctctttatttgaaattgtCTCGTGTGCAAAtagtttttaattctttaCGAAGTTTCTCAAACTATGTCCTACATAAGAattgttataattttgttcgatgtataaacatcaaatttataacgtaacataaatttaattatagagATACTATAACGTTGAGTTTATCGAAAATTTGACTTGTActtaaaaaagagagaatttttgGGATgggtttttttatattttagaaacaACATTCTAAGCTCAAAGCTGAAGGTATAGGTAAAGCAAAATTGAAATGCAAATGGAGGGAAAGGAAGTAGATTTGATGATGAACTTGGGAAAAAGTAGCCACAAAAGTCAAGGATTTCCCATCTCAAACGGCTACAAATTTGTATCGGACATCCAAACCAGGCGTTAGTGTGGATCTACACCTCCTTTTTTTGGTCTTTTATTAAAACGCTAGAGTTTGGAAAATCAACATATGCATagacttcatttttttaagtacgTGAAACTCGAGATTAAACTTTACACAAGTTGAATAACGTGAAATCCCATATCAGTTAGAATAGAaaccaaaatatttcttataacgGTGCAAAAACCTCTTTCtactagacacgttttaaaagtCTGAGTTATTGCTCGTTACGGagaatatcatatcattgcaGAGGTCAATAACTCATAACATGCTCTCCTTTCAAATTAAGAAGTATATGTTTCAACCTATTAGTCGCAAAGGAGGGGGAATAGGCTTTCAAATGAAAGTCATAATTTTTCGAATCCTACAAATCTAAAACAATCAAGACGTCGGTACAACGGTATTACATAAAGTCACTGTACCGTTAGttacatttcaaaataaagcTCACTTTAGTagttcttttttactttttgatgAAAGTAATATCTTgaacatctttaaaatttgttcacctattaaataatttgaaaagaaattccATTATTAAActtgtaaatttaatttaaattattttaaagtacaAACAGCATGAGatgttcttcaaatttgaagtttggaTCAGAGGGGGCAGGTGAAACCGGATTCAAAATTCGAAGGGGAGTTGACAAATTTTTTAACGCTAGTTCTTTTAAACCTTGGCCTGTTCGTGCCACTCTGGCACTTACCTTTGTGAGTGAGctacaaatttgaaatcaaaatcTTCTCTCCTCATCTTTCTGATACAAGTGAAGCAAGAAACAGTGAAAAAATGAAGTCTTTCTCAGACCCACTTCACCAATTCTCTTGATCATCTTCTTCCATCTCTATTTTCGTTGCCTTTTGAGcttcaaaaatggaaaaagctCGAAAATTTGGTTCTAATGGAGCTGGAACAGAGTCGTTCACCGAGTCCAGTGCTGTATCTGGGGAGAGCAGCTCAAGCAGGTCCAGCTCCGACAGTTCCGCCGACGACTTGAAGGCTGTCGAGTGTTCTTCACCGCCCCAACTCGGCTGGCCGATTCGCAAGGCTCAGCCTTCCAAAACTTCCAACTCCAAAGAACAAAACCCCAATTCCAATGGTTCGAAGCTGAACAGAACGGTCCCTAAAGTTTCGGGTTAGTTTGATTTGATCATCTTTCTTGTGCACTCAGCGAAATCATTCCTTGGTATGTTTTGATGGGGGTTTTGTTTGAACTTTTGAACAGAGATGGAGATGATGAAGGAGAGGTTTGCAAAACTGTTGCTTGGAGAAGACATGTCAGGTTCTGGAAAAGGGGTTTCCACTGCTTTGGCCATCTCAAATTCCATTACCAATCTCTGTGGTAAGCTCTCTCTTGCtttcatttatgaaattttgtgttcttcctGTTTACATGGGTTTTTATTATGTTGTTCGTGCAACTTGAAGCCACCATTTTTGGGCAACTTTGGAGACTTGAACCCTTGCCAACTCAGAAGAAATCAATGTGGAGAAGAGAAATGGAGTGGCTTCTCTGTGTCAGTGGCCACATAGTTGAATTAATCCCCTCTTTCCAAACATTCCCTGATGGAACCAAGCTCGAGGTAATGTTTCTGCTTATTTGGTTGGTTGTAACGGCCTCAACTCAATTCCAACCCGGTAGATGTTGTACTCTTTAGGTTTTCTTccagattttaaaatgcgtctgttagtgagagatttccacaccgttataaggAAAGTTTTgttatcctctccaaccaatgtgggatctcacaatccatcacccttgagggcctagcgtccttgttggcacaccgttctgtgtctgactctaatatcgTTTATAAGagcccaagttcaccgcttgtagatgttgtcctctttaaactttcccttctaggttttccctcaaggttttaaaactcggtttacacccttataatgaatgttttgttcccctcacCAACCTAACGTGGGACCTCCGATTGATTCATTGGTATCATGAGTTTCTGTTGGCTTGGTGGGAATGATATTCACTGTGTCTTCTGTAGGTTATGACTACCAGGCCAAGATCTGATATCTTCATCAACCTTCCAGCTCTCAGAAAATTGGACAATATGCTGCTTGTAAGATTGGCTTTGTTTTTGCTGCACATTATGCTATTCAATTCCCATTTAGGATAACCTTGGCATTGTTTATAGGAAATTCTAGAGAGTTTTACAGACACCGAGTTTTGGTATGTCGATCAAGGCATCGTATCATCCGATGGCGATGGATCGTCTTCATTTCGGAAGATAGTTCAGAGGCAGCAGGAGAAGTGGTGGCTTCCAGTGCCCCGAGTCCCGGTGGGCGGTCTCGGTGAAGATTCAAGGAAGCAATTGCATCATACTAGAGATTGTACTAGCCAGATATTGAAAGCTGTAACGGCCATTAACAACATTGCCTTGAATGACATGGAGGTTCCTGAATCTTACTTGGAGACTCTTCCCAAGGTTTGGATGCCATTGTGTAAAACAGCTTACTTTCAAGAATTGCATAATCCTAAAGCTTTTGTTTTCAGAATGGGAGAGCCTGTCTAGGAGATGTTATATATCGGTATATTACATCGGAGCATTTTTCATCCGAGTACTTGCTTGACTGCCTCGACTTATCCTCGGATCATGTCGCTCTTGATGTTGCCAACCGTGTCGAGGCTGCTATCTACGTTTGGCGACGTCGAGCTCATTCGAAAccccaactcaatccaactcgTTCTTCGGCAAGATCATCTTGGGAGATGGTGAAGGACCTAATGATTGATGGTGACAAAAGAGAGTTTTTAGCAGAAAGAGCTGAGGGGTTCTTGCATTCTTTGAAGCAGCGGTTTCCTACTCTAACACAAACTACTTTAGACACTAGCAAGATCCAATTCAACAAGGTAACAACATTCATTCTTCCACTTTGTCAATCATGATCCTTTTCTAATCTCCAAGTTTTCAGGATGTTGGAAAGTCCATTCTTGAAAGCTACTCAAGGGTTCTAGAGAGTATAGCATACAACATCATTGCTCGAATCGACGATTTGCTTTACGTCGACGACTTAACTAACCATTCGGGTAGGCTGACATCGGTCGCCACGGTTAACGTAGTCGGTCACAAGAAGGCTGCTTACTCGGTGCATTTCTCAAGCACTCCATACAAACTCACATCCACTACTCCAAGCTTTTCGCCAGCTCCAATGGTTAGTCCTGCCAAGACTGAGAGACCGCCATttctcaacaacaacaataacagCAAGCCTCCTCGGCGTGGCTTCGGAGTAAAAAGAGCCTTGACGAACTATCTCGGTGTCGAGACGAAAGCGAAAACTTCCTCAAATTCAATTGAAGGGCCTGCTTCAATTCAGAATATTGTTGTTAATGAAAGTTCAGAACAGAGAAAGAGCTCCTCTGCAGATCAAAATGTTGTAACCTGCAGCAAATTACTCGCTGACACGACCAAATAGCCAACCAACAGATAAAACGTGGTTTTCTAGAATTGCTATCATTTGTTCTTCACCAATATAGAGCTCTGTTCTTCAGCtcacaaaaaatataatataacatttattttatattatatttttattatttaatagttTTCTCTCGATTTggaaaataatcttaaaacttataaaattaaatgtaataatttttgtaGTAACGAAGATCAACAagtcgttgtagtatagtggtaaGTATTCCCGCCTGTCACGCGggtgacccgggttcgatccccGGCAACGGCGAATGGGTTTTTATTAATCTCTATTTATTTCTGGAGGTTCCAATCCGACTTGTcgttttttgtattttgtccattttgaaGAGCGTCAagtcgttgtagtatagtggtaaGTATTCCCGCCTGTCACGCGggtgacccgggttcgatccccGGCAACGGCGAATGGGTTTTTATTAATCTCTATTTATTTCTGAAGGTTTCAATCCGACTTGTCGTTAAAGGGTAAGGTTAGTATTTTGTGCAATTTGTAGAACGTCAagtcgttgtagtatagtggtaaGTATTTCCGAGGGAGACCCCGGATCGATCCCCGGCAACGGCGTgagttgttttttattattatctcttTCAAGGTTTCAATCCGACTTGTCGTTGAAGGGTGAGGTTAGTattttgtccattttgaaGAACGTCATGTCGTTGGTATGAAGACCGATTATTTTAAGTAGTGATTTTAAAGTGTGAGCCACAGGAAGGGCCGGCTTCAGTGCCTTTCCCTCCGTTATACGGTTTTGTTTTCATTGATTCAGTAAAATCCctggttttctttttcgccattttccttaaaattcgctaataaaatttcaaagaaatttcaaaaaattcctAATCCAATTACCATTCTCCCTTCCCTATCTATCTAttcaccattttttctttatggttAGTTCttcattccatttttattttttgtttttcttctcttttatcgTCTTCAACCCTAACCATTTCTCCATCCCGTTTCTTTTCTCCACAATCAAACCAATTCTCCAAGGCGTTATGCTCAGAAAATGCGATTGCTAATGCGTTTATTTCTTCTGAATCGTTTGTTCTTGGATCTGGCAGGTGTTAGCCTCGGAATTTGATTAGGAGTTTCATCAAATGGCTTACAAGGTGGATCACGAATACGATTATCTCTTCAAGATTGTGTTGATCGGTGATTCTGGCGTTGGAAAGTCCAATATTCTCTCCAGGTTTACGCGGAACGAGTTCTGTTTGGAATCCAAGTCAACAATCGGAGTTGAATTCGCTACGCGGACTTTGCAGGTTGGCTACGCTACCGCCATTTTCTATTCCTTTTTCCCCATTCGAATCGAAGTCATATCCATATCATTATCAACTATATTGTCCTCATTATAGATCAACGAATTACTTCCTATTGTTGATCGTTACTTAATTAACAACTCGAGAAGTTTGATTCCGACGGATTAGACTCTTAAATCACGAAATTCCGGTTCGATCCCGACGAACTCGAATAAATCAAAGAACGCTGTCATAATTGTATTAACTAGACTGGATTGAAGACTTTCTCCTCATTTACAAGTTCGAATCTGAACGATGGATGTTGACGCACATTTTTGTTGCCTGGATTTAAACCTAGAGCgtttaaatttgaatacaGAAATCAGGTGTAGGGTGGACATGAACAATGGAGGAAGTCGAAtgatttgttttcatattttttgaaattgaaaagaaatggagtCTGTATTCAATTAGATGATTGTTTAGAATTGGTTTGAAACAGGTAGAGGGGAAGACAGTGAAGGCCCAAATATGGGACACAGCAGGGCAAGAGAGATACCGAGCCATTACGAGTGCTTATTACAGAGGAGCAGTGGGTGCACTTTTGGTATATGATATTACCAAGAGACAAACCTTTGACAATGTCCAAAGATGGCTACGCGAACTGAGAGACCATGCTGATTCCAACATCGTGATCATGATGGCCGGAAACAAGGCCGATCTGAACCATCTCCGGGCAGTTTCAGCCGAAGATGCTCAGGTTTTGGCAGAGAAAGAAGGGCTGTCATTTCTCGAGACCTCAGCCTTGGAGGCCTTGAACGTCGAGAAGGCTTTCCAGACCATTTTGCTCGACATTTACCACATCATTAGCAAAAAAGCTTTGGCCGCTCAGGAGGCCGCTTCCACCCCCGGCCTCCCTCACGGCACCACCATCAACGTCGCTAATATCTCAGGCAACTACAACAAGAGAAGTTGTTGCTCTAATTGATCTAGTGATGACCATTTTGggggaaagaaaacaaaaaaaaaaatcagtgaAAGAGTCTTTGTTGTATAAGGCACGATGAATAGAGAGgtacccttttcttttatagatGGAAAAGTAACTCAGACTGCTTCTCTTCAGTTTCTATCTGAACTTTCTTCTGTTTGTTTCTGTGGAAAATGAGAGATTTTTGATCCAGGTTGTAGCttcttctattattattatcatcatcttcatcatcatcattcttttcaattctttttgtctttatttttaaaaaatatttttcattatatattctcaattaattttttttaacttgttAGTCATGTTCAAAGGGTTGACACTTGACAAGAAACCgtacaaaaatgaaatgaaaataaaaataatttctgtataaaatttaataaaaatagtttaaataaaaataattcctGTGCCGCTCCACCACCACATCGGAggtagatattattttaataataataacattggacaaaaataaaatatattattttaatctctcGCTTTCCgagaa
This window encodes:
- the LOC111808207 gene encoding ras-related protein Rab2BV-like — translated: MAYKVDHEYDYLFKIVLIGDSGVGKSNILSRFTRNEFCLESKSTIGVEFATRTLQVEGKTVKAQIWDTAGQERYRAITSAYYRGAVGALLVYDITKRQTFDNVQRWLRELRDHADSNIVIMMAGNKADLNHLRAVSAEDAQVLAEKEGLSFLETSALEALNVEKAFQTILLDIYHIISKKALAAQEAASTPGLPHGTTINVANISGNYNKRSCCSN
- the LOC111808285 gene encoding rop guanine nucleotide exchange factor 5-like; this translates as MEKARKFGSNGAGTESFTESSAVSGESSSSRSSSDSSADDLKAVECSSPPQLGWPIRKAQPSKTSNSKEQNPNSNGSKLNRTVPKVSEMEMMKERFAKLLLGEDMSGSGKGVSTALAISNSITNLCATIFGQLWRLEPLPTQKKSMWRREMEWLLCVSGHIVELIPSFQTFPDGTKLEVMTTRPRSDIFINLPALRKLDNMLLEILESFTDTEFWYVDQGIVSSDGDGSSSFRKIVQRQQEKWWLPVPRVPVGGLGEDSRKQLHHTRDCTSQILKAVTAINNIALNDMEVPESYLETLPKNGRACLGDVIYRYITSEHFSSEYLLDCLDLSSDHVALDVANRVEAAIYVWRRRAHSKPQLNPTRSSARSSWEMVKDLMIDGDKREFLAERAEGFLHSLKQRFPTLTQTTLDTSKIQFNKDVGKSILESYSRVLESIAYNIIARIDDLLYVDDLTNHSGRLTSVATVNVVGHKKAAYSVHFSSTPYKLTSTTPSFSPAPMVSPAKTERPPFLNNNNNSKPPRRGFGVKRALTNYLGVETKAKTSSNSIEGPASIQNIVVNESSEQRKSSSADQNVVTCSKLLADTTK